From the genome of Venenivibrio stagnispumantis:
ATCTCCAAAATTATATGTTATATCTATCTTAATACCTAAATTTTCCATTATAAGCTCCCACAAAATTTAATACTATCTCTTCTAAAGAAAATTTATTAACCTTTTTATATTTGATATTTAATTTTTTTATTTCATTCAAAATTGTTTCTATAAGGAAATTAAAATTTTTCTCTAAGGACTGGGTTAAACCTATCTCTGATTTTGAAATATCTTCCGGCACTACACCTATAATAACAACATCTGCCATTTTTCCTTTTAAAGCTGATAATTCTAACATTTGCAAAACTTCTACTTCGTGGGCTGTTTGATGGTAAGAACCTATTCCTACAAGTTGTTGTGGAGTTAATCTATAAATTGAACCAGGTTCATCGTTAATGGATATTGTATCTATCAAAATAATATTATCATAATCTTCAAAATATTCCATTAATCCAAAACCGGCAGTTCCGGCATCTATTAAGTCAATATTTGGATTAAATTTATAATTCCCCTCTAAATACTTTACAGCAAAAACACCAACTCCTTCATCTTTAAAAAGAATATTTCCAATACCCAATATCCCAATTTTTTTCATATTCACCTCTTTTTAAAGGGAAACAGGGAGTAATGTTATTGCAGAAAGTGGAAGGAGGGATTACTCCCTGTTTCATTATTTTATTACTGAATTTTTTTATATTTATATCCACCAAAAACTATACCAATATCACCTTCTTTCCAGAAAATTGTTCTCCATACTTGATAATAAATATGAAAAATAACCCAACTTAAAATCAACCACATAGTCAGATGATGAACAATTCTAACCCCTGCCAATCCACCAAATACATACAATGTCCAATCAGTTGCAATATG
Proteins encoded in this window:
- a CDS encoding HyaD/HybD family hydrogenase maturation endopeptidase produces the protein MKKIGILGIGNILFKDEGVGVFAVKYLEGNYKFNPNIDLIDAGTAGFGLMEYFEDYDNIILIDTISINDEPGSIYRLTPQQLVGIGSYHQTAHEVEVLQMLELSALKGKMADVVIIGVVPEDISKSEIGLTQSLEKNFNFLIETILNEIKKLNIKYKKVNKFSLEEIVLNFVGAYNGKFRY